Genomic segment of Streptosporangium sp. NBC_01755:
CGGCATCGGTGGCAGCATCAACGGCCACAGGACCCCCGGCAACAGAGGCGGCGCGGGGATCGACAACTGACAGGGCCGTGGGTGGCCCCGCGAGGCCACCCGAGATCGCAGACTACCTCCCGGCCTCGTGCGCGTCGACCAGCCCCTTGGGGGCCGTCAGGCACCACGCCTCGGTGACCAGCTCGAACAGCTCATCCGGATCGATCTTCGCGAGGTGCACCACGACCCAGCCGAACCGGCCCGCGGTGAACTGGACCTCGAACACCTCCGGCCGCTCCGCCACCAGCGCGATCTGCTCATCGATCGTCGCCTTGAGACCCACGGTCTCCGTATCTCCCCATATGTAGCCGAAACCCTTGCCTCGGACCTTCAGCGAGGTCCAGCTGCCGGAATCGCTCTGCTGAACCTCGGGAAGTCGGTCCAGCATCTCCAGGAATTCACCAACGCTCACACCCATGAGCCACGTGTATCAGAGCGCTACGACAATCCCCGCGAAACCGCCCCGCCGTTGCACGCCACCGCGATCATGGCCCGGCCGGGACACCCGAGGCGGATGGACGCCCCCTCTCGCCGAAGCCTCTCACGCACCCGCCATCTGCTCGGATCAGGTATCGCACATCCCGCGCAGCCGGCACCGGGCACCGGGCACCGGGCACCGGGCACCGGGCACCGGGCACCAACGAAGACACCAGAATCACCTCGTACCGTGACCGGGGAATGACAACAGCGGCGCTGTAGCGCACGGCCGGCTCCCCTCGTTCGTCAAGGCCCGCGCCGCGGTGTCGCGGCAGCGTGTGATTCGCGGCGAGTGTACTGAAACCTCCCCGGGCGGGAAACAGGTTTTCTCACCGGCGCCCGGACGGCCTCCGGCGGTCTGCGGCCGATACCGACAGGCTCCAGACGAGCCGTTCGCTGATTCTCGGTGTTCGTCAGTGCGGATCGGTGAGCCGCCACGTTGCCGTGGCGGCGCTCGGCGACGCGCTCGGCGACGAGGAGAAGGCCGAACTGCAGGCATCCATCCGCGGGGTCGCGGTCAGTGATCACCATCAGGCGTGAGCACGGATCGCGTCGCCGCGGTCCCGGTGGAGGCGGCCGGCCGGTAGGTGGCCAGAAACATATGAGTGGCGCCGTCGGCGATACGGGACAGTTCGTCGGCCGGATAGCTGCCGCCGCAGAACATGACGCGGTTGATCGGTATCCACAGCAGCAGGCCGACGAACTGGTTGGCGGTCAGGGCGGGGTCGTCCACGGTCAGGGCGGGGTCGTCCACGGTCAGGGAGCCGCGCCTGGCCAGGCGGTCGAAGCAGCCGGCGAGGCCGGCCAGCACTCGTTCGAAGCCCTGCTGGTACCAGGCGGTCCCGAGGGCGGGGAAGCGTTCGGCCTCGGCGATGACCAGGCGGCGTAGCGCCAGTAGTTCCGGGCGCATGAGCGCGGCGACAAAGCGGTGGGCCAGTTCCAGCAGGTCGCGTTCCAGGTCATCGGTTTCTGCGAGGCTCTGGGTGACGAGCTGGACGAGGGTGTCGACCTGGCCGGTGGTGTTCAGGACGATACTGCGCGACTACATCGCCCAGGCCGTCCGCCTCGACCAGAACTGACGGCCGTGAGAGGCCCCGGTCCGGCACCACCCCGCCCTTGACCTGGAGTCACAGTCCACGACGATCCGTCGGCTTCCAACCCCCGCCCATGCTCCTTGTCACCCCGTTGGTCACTCGGGTACGACATCACCCCGTTGGTCACTCGGGTACGACCTACCGGCCGGTTTCGGCACCGTTGGGGGCGACCTGGTTGGGGATGTGAGTGTCTGGAAGGCATCGGTCGGACACTGCCGACAAGCGGTCGGACACTGCC
This window contains:
- a CDS encoding MmcQ/YjbR family DNA-binding protein; this translates as MGVSVGEFLEMLDRLPEVQQSDSGSWTSLKVRGKGFGYIWGDTETVGLKATIDEQIALVAERPEVFEVQFTAGRFGWVVVHLAKIDPDELFELVTEAWCLTAPKGLVDAHEAGR
- a CDS encoding TetR/AcrR family transcriptional regulator C-terminal domain-containing protein yields the protein MERDLLELAHRFVAALMRPELLALRRLVIAEAERFPALGTAWYQQGFERVLAGLAGCFDRLARRGSLTVDDPALTVDDPALTANQFVGLLLWIPINRVMFCGGSYPADELSRIADGATHMFLATYRPAASTGTAATRSVLTPDGDH